The following proteins are encoded in a genomic region of Nocardioides sp. cx-173:
- a CDS encoding 4-carboxy-4-hydroxy-2-oxoadipate aldolase/oxaloacetate decarboxylase: MTTTPAAPTDAARLAVTDDQLAELAAVGAATAYEASGLDCALDPAIRPVWKGARLVGRALPVRTHPADNLPLHHAVAQARPGDVLVVDGREELCGYWGEVLAVAAQQRGIAGLVIDGGVRDTVELEELGFPVFSRGVCVRRTGKFWPGSVGDPVTVAGVPVALGDAVVADADGVLVLPPSALAATLSASRARLDAEQEYLTRIRGGELTLDVYGFRE; the protein is encoded by the coding sequence ATGACCACCACACCCGCAGCACCGACTGACGCGGCGCGCCTCGCCGTCACCGACGACCAGCTGGCCGAGCTCGCGGCCGTCGGGGCCGCGACCGCCTACGAGGCCTCCGGACTCGACTGCGCGCTCGACCCGGCCATCCGGCCGGTGTGGAAGGGCGCCCGGCTCGTCGGGCGGGCCCTCCCGGTGCGCACGCACCCGGCCGACAACCTGCCGTTGCACCACGCGGTGGCCCAGGCCCGGCCCGGCGACGTACTGGTCGTGGACGGGCGCGAGGAGCTCTGCGGCTACTGGGGCGAGGTGCTCGCCGTCGCAGCTCAGCAGCGCGGGATCGCCGGACTCGTCATCGACGGGGGCGTGCGCGACACCGTCGAGCTCGAGGAGCTCGGGTTCCCGGTGTTCTCGCGTGGCGTGTGCGTCCGTCGTACCGGAAAGTTCTGGCCCGGCTCGGTGGGGGACCCCGTGACGGTCGCCGGTGTCCCGGTGGCGCTGGGGGACGCGGTCGTCGCCGACGCGGACGGCGTGCTGGTGCTGCCCCCGTCGGCTCTCGCAGCGACCCTGTCGGCGTCGCGCGCTCGCCTGGACGCCGAGCAGGAGTACCTCACGCGGATCCGCGGCGGAGAGCTCACGCTCGACGTCTACGGGTTCCGCGAGTAG
- a CDS encoding RraA family protein has product MADMMGRLAELGTATISDALDRLGLPGSAHGIAPLANGTRMAGPAYTVRYVPAGDPAGTVGDYVDDIPDGGVAVLDNQGRTDATVWGDILTTYAHQHRLAGTAIWGVCRDVRVALETGYPMFSAGRFMRTGKDRVEVADVQVPVALGDVQVRPGDIVVGDDDGVVVIPSHRLDEVFALAEDIGTTEDAIAAAVVDGMSITDARAKFGYHTLQRKA; this is encoded by the coding sequence ATGGCAGACATGATGGGCCGGCTGGCCGAGCTCGGCACCGCGACGATCTCCGACGCGCTCGACCGCCTCGGCCTGCCCGGCAGCGCGCACGGCATCGCGCCGCTGGCCAACGGCACGCGCATGGCCGGGCCGGCGTACACGGTGCGCTACGTGCCGGCCGGTGACCCGGCCGGAACGGTCGGCGACTACGTCGACGACATCCCCGACGGCGGAGTGGCGGTCCTCGACAACCAGGGCCGCACCGACGCGACCGTGTGGGGCGACATCCTGACCACCTACGCCCACCAGCACCGGCTCGCGGGCACGGCGATCTGGGGGGTCTGCCGCGACGTGCGCGTGGCCCTGGAGACCGGCTACCCGATGTTCAGCGCGGGGCGCTTCATGCGCACCGGCAAGGACCGGGTGGAGGTGGCCGACGTCCAGGTCCCCGTGGCCCTCGGTGACGTCCAGGTGCGTCCGGGCGACATCGTGGTGGGTGACGACGACGGCGTCGTGGTGATCCCCTCGCACCGGCTGGACGAGGTCTTCGCACTCGCCGAGGACATCGGCACGACCGAGGACGCGATCGCCGCGGCCGTGGTCGACGGGATGTCGATCACCGACGCCCGGGCGAAGTTCGGCTACCACACGCTGCAGCGGAAGGCCTGA
- a CDS encoding RraA family protein: MTSPLERLGALDSCVVSDALDHLGISGATTGIRPMWGIPKIVGYARTVEVVDAAAAGDVRGRHLATQTVVSSGSEDVIVIANQGRTNVSCWGDILTAAAQQRGIRGVVIDGACRDVDAITEAQFPVYARAGVPVTARGRIVERATDVPVSFGGVSVRPGDLVIADASGVVVVPADRADDVLAAAERLVARQEAMLAAVREGRSVVEVMADTQFSSALSGTT; the protein is encoded by the coding sequence ATGACATCTCCACTCGAGCGCCTCGGCGCTCTCGACAGCTGCGTCGTCTCCGACGCGCTCGACCACCTCGGCATCTCCGGTGCCACCACCGGCATCCGGCCGATGTGGGGGATCCCCAAGATCGTGGGCTACGCCCGCACGGTCGAGGTCGTCGACGCCGCGGCCGCCGGCGACGTCCGGGGCCGGCACCTGGCCACCCAGACCGTCGTCTCCTCCGGCAGCGAGGACGTCATCGTCATCGCCAACCAGGGGCGTACGAACGTCTCGTGCTGGGGCGACATCCTCACGGCGGCCGCCCAGCAGCGTGGCATCCGCGGCGTCGTCATCGACGGCGCCTGCCGCGACGTCGACGCGATCACCGAGGCGCAGTTCCCGGTCTACGCGCGTGCCGGCGTCCCGGTGACCGCCCGTGGCCGGATCGTCGAGCGGGCCACCGACGTGCCGGTCTCCTTCGGCGGGGTGAGCGTGCGACCCGGCGACCTGGTCATCGCGGACGCGAGCGGTGTGGTCGTGGTCCCGGCCGACCGGGCCGACGACGTCCTCGCGGCGGCCGAGCGGCTGGTTGCGCGCCAGGAGGCGATGCTCGCCGCCGTCCGCGAGGGGCGCTCGGTCGTCGAGGTCATGGCCGACACCCAGTTCAGCTCCGCACTGTCGGGCACCACGTGA
- a CDS encoding Rieske 2Fe-2S domain-containing protein — protein sequence MLSVEDNEVLTRTGRGTPMGELFRRFWIPALLSSELPQQGGPAVKVGLLGEKLIAFRGKDGKVGLLESRCPHRHANLYWGRNEEDGLRCVYHGWKFGFDGACLDMPAEPVDSTYKDRVKAVAYPTHEAGGIIWTYLGPADVQPDFPLHDWTLLPESHSYVSKRHQRCNYFQNIEGELDTAHVQFLHRELGEHDFAPQKRFDTTGNPEYTIAETPVGMLAVAQRALPDGGSYWRITPFLMPASTIVPARVGERYTFTAAIPIDDTSMWGFTVTWLADRPLSAEELERERSGLGLHVRVDPETFVPVANMDNDYLRDLEVMATQNFTGIMGVRSQDLPVQEDQDGPICERHAEHLGTTDRAIVAARRLMLRTAKSLAQGIEPTQPQRADAFRQRSLAGDGTAGQTWDELFNAAQHQGQEQTA from the coding sequence ATGCTCAGTGTCGAGGACAACGAGGTACTGACCCGGACGGGCAGGGGCACCCCGATGGGCGAGCTGTTCCGTCGCTTCTGGATCCCCGCCCTCCTCTCCTCCGAGCTCCCCCAGCAGGGCGGCCCGGCCGTGAAGGTCGGCCTGCTGGGGGAGAAGCTCATCGCGTTCCGCGGCAAGGACGGCAAGGTCGGCCTGCTCGAGTCGCGCTGCCCGCACCGGCACGCGAACCTGTACTGGGGCCGCAACGAGGAGGACGGGCTGCGCTGCGTCTACCACGGCTGGAAGTTCGGCTTCGACGGCGCGTGCCTGGACATGCCGGCCGAGCCGGTCGACTCGACGTACAAGGACCGGGTCAAGGCCGTCGCCTATCCGACCCACGAGGCCGGCGGCATCATCTGGACCTACCTGGGCCCGGCCGACGTGCAGCCCGACTTCCCCCTGCACGACTGGACGCTGCTGCCGGAGAGCCACTCCTACGTCAGCAAGCGCCACCAGCGGTGCAACTACTTCCAGAACATCGAGGGCGAGCTGGACACCGCGCACGTGCAGTTCCTGCACCGTGAGCTCGGCGAGCACGACTTCGCGCCGCAGAAGCGCTTCGACACCACCGGCAACCCCGAGTACACGATCGCCGAGACGCCCGTGGGCATGCTCGCGGTCGCGCAGCGCGCGCTCCCGGACGGCGGCAGCTACTGGCGGATCACGCCGTTCCTGATGCCGGCCTCCACGATCGTCCCGGCCCGCGTCGGCGAGCGCTACACCTTCACCGCCGCCATCCCGATCGACGACACCTCGATGTGGGGCTTCACCGTGACCTGGCTCGCCGACCGTCCGCTGAGCGCCGAGGAGCTCGAGCGGGAGAGGTCCGGTCTCGGCCTGCACGTGCGGGTGGACCCCGAGACGTTCGTCCCGGTGGCCAACATGGACAACGACTACCTGCGCGACCTCGAGGTCATGGCGACGCAGAACTTCACCGGGATCATGGGCGTCCGCTCCCAGGACCTGCCGGTGCAGGAGGACCAGGACGGTCCGATCTGCGAGCGCCACGCCGAGCACCTCGGCACCACCGACCGGGCGATCGTGGCTGCCCGCCGCCTCATGCTGCGCACCGCCAAGTCGCTGGCCCAGGGCATCGAGCCGACGCAGCCCCAGCGGGCCGACGCCTTCCGGCAGCGCTCACTCGCGGGTGACGGCACCGCCGGGCAGACCTGGGACGAGCTCTTCAACGCCGCGCAACACCAAGGACAGGAACAGACCGCATGA
- a CDS encoding amidohydrolase family protein gives MAYKDTLVLDVHGHVSAPPAAYYMAVAMLGSNQPMPSNIGKQGGKGATEEEFRKAAQVHVDYIDARNIDVQVLGPRPYLQFGWMEPHITPGWARYVNDMIAQQVSFHPDRFVGAAQLPMIASEPDTKHVLAELDRCVNELGFVAAYVSPDVSGTREQPGMDSRWFDDLYAAAQDYDIPLIVHGTNTLDPRFRDVPMNYQLAFLTEQYLAGQFLSHGDVFERFPRLRIIICHCGGALDRFISTDQHIAQKDLSENLFYDSCGYDLNFLEAAIKQRGVPRMVFGTEAPGSGGAVRPETGRTSDDLVPVLDSFGFLSDEDRTRILHDNPLKVVPGMARAGRYQAFLEGAATVAP, from the coding sequence ATGGCTTACAAGGACACCCTGGTGCTCGACGTGCACGGTCACGTCTCCGCGCCGCCGGCCGCCTACTACATGGCGGTCGCGATGCTCGGCTCGAACCAGCCGATGCCCAGCAACATCGGCAAGCAGGGCGGCAAGGGGGCGACCGAGGAGGAGTTCCGCAAGGCGGCGCAGGTCCACGTGGACTACATCGACGCCCGCAACATCGACGTCCAGGTCCTCGGCCCGCGCCCCTACCTGCAGTTCGGCTGGATGGAGCCGCACATCACGCCGGGCTGGGCCCGCTATGTCAACGACATGATCGCCCAGCAGGTGTCGTTCCACCCCGACCGCTTCGTCGGTGCCGCGCAGCTGCCGATGATCGCCAGCGAGCCCGACACCAAGCACGTCCTGGCCGAGCTGGACCGCTGTGTCAACGAGCTCGGCTTCGTGGCGGCGTACGTCTCCCCGGACGTCAGCGGCACGCGCGAGCAGCCGGGCATGGACAGCCGGTGGTTCGACGACCTGTACGCCGCGGCGCAGGACTACGACATCCCGCTGATCGTGCACGGCACCAACACCCTGGACCCGCGCTTCCGCGACGTCCCGATGAACTACCAGCTCGCGTTCCTCACCGAGCAGTACCTCGCCGGGCAGTTCCTCAGCCACGGTGACGTCTTCGAGCGGTTCCCGCGTCTGCGGATCATCATCTGCCACTGCGGCGGCGCACTGGACCGGTTCATCTCGACCGACCAGCACATCGCGCAGAAGGACCTGTCGGAGAACCTGTTCTACGACAGCTGCGGCTACGACCTGAACTTCCTCGAGGCCGCGATCAAGCAGCGGGGCGTCCCGCGCATGGTCTTCGGCACCGAGGCCCCCGGCTCCGGCGGCGCCGTGCGCCCGGAGACCGGTCGCACGTCGGACGACCTGGTGCCCGTCCTGGACTCCTTCGGGTTCCTGTCCGACGAGGACCGGACCCGGATCCTCCACGACAACCCCCTGAAGGTCGTCCCCGGGATGGCGCGCGCGGGTCGCTACCAGGCCTTCCTCGAAGGCGCCGCGACCGTCGCCCCCTGA